Proteins co-encoded in one Candidatus Methylomirabilis sp. genomic window:
- a CDS encoding ATP-binding cassette domain-containing protein, whose translation MISVNGVCMRFGSKILFEDVTTTFSAGRRYGLTGPNGAGKSTFMKLLTGEIDPQVGTVSGPRKLGVLSQDQYAFDRFRVIDTVIMGNARLWAALQERDELYAQPEMTHEAGMRLGELEGIVGDEDGYSAENDAALLLQGLDIPDDIHDWKMSELQGGQKVRVLLAQALFGHPEALLLDEPTNHLDLDSIHWLEELLGRYDGTLIVISHDRHFLNNVCTHIADIDYQTIITYTGGYDDMVVAKTQIRSKIESENAQRAKKIAQLQDFIQRFGAGTRASQATSRRKEVERLRTTDLARSNIQRPYIKFLMKRPSGKVALEFENLSKSFTNNPVISGFSAIVHRGEKIVLVGRNGAGKTTLLKALLADAPGLPASPSDVDSGKSTWGHGVSIGYFPQDHTGEIEKGLTAADWLHRFDPDASRQDIHGLLGQMLFSGEEGHKPTEALSGGETARLLFCRIMLLKPNMLVLDEPTNHLDLESINALNVALQKFEGTVLLVTHDQDLLEEVGTRIWHFEHGKIVDFKGSYEEYASSLV comes from the coding sequence ATGATTTCAGTGAACGGCGTGTGCATGCGGTTCGGCTCGAAAATCCTGTTCGAAGACGTCACGACGACGTTTTCCGCAGGGCGGCGCTACGGCCTGACGGGCCCCAACGGGGCCGGCAAGTCGACGTTTATGAAACTGCTTACCGGCGAGATCGATCCGCAGGTGGGTACGGTGTCCGGGCCGCGTAAGCTCGGCGTCCTCAGCCAGGACCAATACGCCTTCGACCGGTTCCGCGTCATCGATACCGTCATCATGGGCAACGCACGCCTGTGGGCGGCCCTTCAGGAGCGCGACGAGCTCTACGCACAGCCGGAGATGACCCACGAGGCCGGCATGCGCCTCGGTGAGCTCGAGGGCATTGTCGGCGACGAAGACGGTTACTCGGCGGAAAACGACGCGGCCCTGCTGCTGCAGGGGCTCGACATTCCCGACGACATCCACGACTGGAAGATGTCGGAATTACAGGGCGGGCAGAAGGTGCGTGTGCTGCTGGCGCAGGCCCTGTTCGGCCACCCGGAAGCGCTGCTACTCGACGAGCCGACAAACCACCTGGACCTGGATTCGATTCATTGGCTGGAGGAACTCCTTGGCCGGTACGACGGCACGCTCATCGTTATCTCACACGACCGCCATTTCTTGAATAACGTCTGCACGCACATCGCCGACATCGACTATCAGACGATCATCACCTACACCGGCGGCTACGACGACATGGTAGTCGCCAAGACGCAGATACGGTCGAAGATCGAGTCCGAGAACGCGCAACGGGCAAAGAAGATCGCGCAATTGCAGGACTTCATCCAGCGTTTCGGGGCGGGCACGCGCGCGAGCCAGGCCACATCGCGACGCAAGGAAGTCGAACGGCTGCGGACGACCGATCTGGCCCGCTCGAACATTCAGCGTCCGTACATCAAGTTTCTGATGAAGCGGCCGTCCGGAAAAGTTGCGCTGGAGTTCGAGAACCTATCGAAGAGCTTCACGAATAATCCTGTCATTTCCGGCTTCAGCGCCATCGTCCATCGGGGTGAGAAGATCGTGCTTGTCGGCCGCAACGGGGCCGGCAAAACTACCCTGCTAAAGGCGCTGCTGGCCGATGCGCCAGGCTTGCCGGCCTCCCCTTCCGATGTGGACAGCGGCAAGTCGACGTGGGGGCACGGAGTGTCGATCGGCTACTTTCCACAGGACCACACCGGAGAGATCGAGAAGGGGCTCACTGCGGCGGACTGGCTGCACCGCTTCGATCCGGATGCGTCACGGCAGGATATTCACGGACTGCTGGGGCAGATGCTGTTCAGCGGCGAAGAAGGCCACAAGCCGACCGAAGCACTTTCGGGAGGCGAAACCGCCCGGTTGCTGTTCTGCCGCATCATGCTGTTGAAACCGAACATGCTCGTCCTGGACGAGCCCACCAACCATCTCGATCTGGAATCTATCAACGCGCTGAACGTGGCGCTTCAAAAGTTCGAGGGCACCGTGCTGCTGGTCACGCACGACCAGGACCTGCTCGAAGAAGTGGGTACGAGGATATGGCACTTCGAGCACGGCAAGATTGTGGATTTCAAAGGGAGCTACGAGGAATACGCTTCGTCGCTGGTCTGA
- a CDS encoding ATP-binding cassette domain-containing protein, whose translation MALITLDHVSIAYGHVPLLDDASLQIEAGERVCVIGRNGTGKSTLLQILSGDQTPDSGSVWRQPEIGVARLVQDVPLSSNRPVFDVVAEGLGNLGELVAAYHHAAVEVAERGTDISLDKLGRLQRELEERDGWRLEQRVETVIKRLDLPAEAIVDSLSGGWRRRVLLARALVAQPQLLLLDEPTNHLDIDAMIWLEEFLKTYAGAVVFVTHDRVFLQNLATRIVELDRGILTSWPGDYATFLCRKEEWLASEAAQNNTFDKRLAEEEVWLRQGIKARRTRDEGRVRALLAMRQERAARRAQVGNVRLQAEISERSGRLVFEATGITKSFGDKAVVRDLSLRVMRGDRVGLIGPNGSGKTTLLRLLIGELTPDTGDVKRGANVQVAYYDQQREQLDSQRTVFDTVGDGNDTVTVNGRTQHVHGYLRDFLFPPERAYARVQTLSGGERNRLMLARLFTQPANVLVLDEPTNDLDIETLELLESYLIEWPGTLLLVSHDRAFIDHVVTSTLAFEGGGHVQEYVGGYEDWLRQRDTREIAAKAQPERTARSAEPPVTVATRKKPTYREQRELEQLPAQIEALEREHAQLTASITDPLFYRQSADSITQALARLEALAHELHDAYARWDELDSRIARGRA comes from the coding sequence ATGGCTCTTATTACACTCGATCACGTCTCCATCGCGTATGGACATGTCCCGCTGCTCGACGACGCAAGCCTGCAGATCGAAGCCGGCGAACGTGTATGCGTGATCGGCCGGAACGGCACCGGCAAATCCACATTGCTCCAGATCCTCAGTGGAGATCAGACCCCTGACAGCGGCTCGGTGTGGCGACAGCCTGAGATTGGGGTTGCGCGGCTCGTGCAGGATGTTCCCCTGTCGTCCAACCGCCCTGTGTTCGACGTCGTTGCGGAAGGACTCGGTAACCTCGGCGAGTTGGTGGCCGCCTACCATCACGCGGCGGTGGAGGTAGCCGAGCGAGGCACCGATATCTCGCTCGACAAGCTGGGCAGGCTGCAGCGCGAACTCGAAGAGCGGGACGGTTGGCGCCTCGAACAGCGCGTAGAAACCGTTATCAAGCGTCTGGACCTCCCGGCCGAGGCCATCGTCGATAGCTTGTCAGGAGGCTGGCGGCGGCGTGTGCTGCTGGCGCGGGCGCTGGTGGCCCAACCACAACTCCTCCTGCTCGATGAGCCCACCAACCATCTCGACATCGACGCGATGATCTGGCTCGAAGAGTTTCTCAAGACGTACGCAGGTGCGGTGGTGTTTGTCACCCACGACCGGGTGTTTCTCCAGAATCTGGCAACGCGGATCGTGGAGCTGGATCGCGGCATACTGACGTCGTGGCCCGGCGACTACGCGACCTTCCTCTGTAGGAAGGAAGAATGGCTTGCGAGTGAAGCCGCGCAAAACAACACGTTCGACAAGCGGCTCGCCGAGGAAGAGGTGTGGCTTCGCCAGGGCATCAAGGCGCGGCGTACGCGGGATGAAGGCCGGGTTCGTGCGCTGTTGGCCATGCGACAAGAGCGGGCCGCACGGCGCGCGCAGGTCGGTAATGTGCGTCTGCAGGCCGAGATCAGCGAGCGCTCGGGTCGGCTTGTGTTCGAGGCCACCGGCATCACGAAATCGTTCGGCGACAAGGCCGTCGTCCGTGATCTGTCGTTACGCGTGATGCGCGGCGATCGTGTGGGGTTGATCGGTCCGAACGGTTCGGGCAAGACGACCCTGCTTCGACTGTTGATCGGCGAACTCACGCCCGACACGGGCGATGTGAAGCGCGGCGCCAACGTCCAGGTGGCGTATTACGACCAGCAACGCGAGCAACTCGATTCCCAGCGCACGGTGTTTGACACGGTCGGCGACGGAAACGACACGGTCACGGTAAACGGCCGTACGCAGCACGTCCACGGATACCTCCGCGATTTTCTATTTCCACCTGAGCGTGCGTATGCCCGGGTACAGACGCTGTCGGGCGGTGAGCGAAATCGCTTGATGCTGGCACGCCTGTTCACGCAACCCGCCAACGTCCTCGTCCTCGATGAGCCCACAAACGATCTCGATATCGAGACGCTGGAATTGCTCGAATCGTATCTCATCGAGTGGCCGGGAACGCTGCTGCTTGTCAGCCACGATCGCGCGTTCATCGATCACGTCGTTACAAGTACGCTCGCCTTCGAAGGCGGCGGACACGTGCAGGAGTATGTCGGTGGATACGAGGATTGGCTGCGGCAGCGCGACACCCGGGAGATAGCAGCTAAGGCACAGCCGGAGAGGACGGCACGCTCTGCGGAACCACCCGTGACGGTGGCGACCCGAAAGAAACCGACCTATCGCGAGCAAAGGGAACTCGAGCAGCTTCCGGCGCAGATCGAAGCCCTGGAACGCGAGCACGCGCAATTGACCGCCTCGATCACCGACCCCCTCTTTTACCGGCAGTCGGCCGATTCCATCACACAAGCGCTCGCGCGCCTCGAGGCATTGGCACACGAGCTTCACGACGCCTACGCCCGCTGGGATGAGCTCGATTCCCGCATCGCACGCGGACGCGCGTAA
- a CDS encoding aminoacetone oxidase family FAD-binding enzyme: protein MKCVVVIGAGAAGTMAAIFAASGGAETLLLERTKDGGRKILMSGGGRCNILPAVVHESRFVTDSSPHTLRKMLRSWPLGEQIAFFEGEAGIPLMEETESAKLFPQSESARDVRDRLLVLARARGVVIEAGALVTGFTPVSNGWQIERRGGPSLRADAVVVATGGLSFPGTGSDGLGLRIVETLGHTINRTYPALTSLTATVRRKPGTMGGAPFAALSGISLPVTLTARAGILESTSTGGFLFTHHGYSGPAVLDVSHVAVRSRAEMSAPARLVVSWTSLNDKDWESALAPRGSRTVLNAVAAQLPRRLAEALIEFAGIDLRRTLSQLTRDERLRLIDILVRCELPWSGDGGYRNAEVTGGGVRLSEIDPKTMESKIHKGLFLCGEMLDAFGPIGGYNFLWAWATGRAAGLGASHTQ, encoded by the coding sequence ATGAAATGCGTTGTCGTCATTGGAGCGGGGGCAGCGGGGACTATGGCCGCGATCTTTGCGGCCTCCGGCGGCGCCGAGACACTGCTCCTCGAACGCACGAAGGACGGCGGACGCAAAATCCTCATGAGCGGGGGCGGCCGGTGCAACATCCTGCCCGCCGTCGTTCATGAGTCGCGCTTCGTCACCGATTCTTCACCCCACACCCTTCGAAAGATGCTCCGCTCCTGGCCGCTCGGCGAACAGATCGCGTTCTTCGAAGGCGAAGCCGGGATCCCCCTGATGGAAGAAACGGAGTCGGCGAAGCTGTTTCCACAATCCGAGAGTGCGCGCGATGTTCGCGACCGGCTGCTGGTGCTCGCACGCGCCAGAGGCGTCGTGATCGAGGCCGGCGCGTTGGTCACCGGATTCACGCCGGTCAGCAACGGCTGGCAGATCGAACGACGCGGAGGACCCTCTCTACGGGCCGATGCCGTCGTTGTCGCCACGGGCGGCCTCTCCTTTCCCGGTACGGGAAGCGACGGTCTTGGGCTTCGCATCGTCGAGACGCTGGGCCACACGATCAACCGAACCTACCCGGCGCTGACCTCGCTGACGGCGACGGTCCGGCGAAAACCGGGCACGATGGGTGGCGCGCCGTTCGCCGCGCTTTCAGGAATCTCGCTGCCGGTCACACTGACCGCCCGCGCAGGAATTTTGGAGTCCACATCGACAGGAGGATTTCTGTTCACCCACCACGGCTACAGCGGACCTGCCGTGCTCGATGTGTCTCATGTCGCCGTACGCTCACGCGCCGAGATGAGCGCTCCCGCACGTCTCGTTGTGAGCTGGACGTCGTTGAACGATAAGGATTGGGAATCGGCTCTCGCACCGCGCGGCTCTCGAACGGTGTTGAACGCTGTGGCGGCTCAGTTGCCGCGTCGACTCGCTGAAGCGCTAATCGAATTCGCAGGGATTGATCTCCGCCGAACGCTCTCGCAACTGACCCGCGATGAGCGGCTCCGCCTCATCGACATTCTCGTGCGCTGCGAACTGCCGTGGTCAGGAGACGGGGGGTACAGGAACGCCGAAGTTACCGGCGGTGGCGTGCGTCTGTCGGAGATCGATCCGAAGACGATGGAAAGCAAGATTCATAAGGGGCTGTTTCTGTGCGGCGAGATGCTCGACGCCTTCGGACCGATCGGCGGCTACAACTTCCTCTGGGCGTGGGCGACGGGGCGTGCGGCCGGCCTTGGCGCATCACACACGCAATAG
- a CDS encoding nuclear transport factor 2 family protein, protein MLPDIDLFIALERRVWQALADGDAGADSSLLDPQFVGVYATGFSSRDNHVAQLRNGPIVKSFAIEDPRLLVFAPDTVLLAYRATFTPAGKADLQVVHTMYVSSVWKQRGADWVNIFSQDTMADEAAK, encoded by the coding sequence ATGTTACCAGACATAGACCTGTTCATCGCGCTTGAGCGCCGCGTCTGGCAGGCGCTGGCAGATGGCGATGCCGGCGCCGATTCCAGTCTCCTCGATCCCCAGTTTGTCGGCGTCTATGCAACGGGCTTCAGTTCAAGAGATAACCATGTGGCGCAACTGCGCAACGGCCCTATTGTTAAAAGCTTCGCCATCGAGGATCCTCGACTCCTGGTGTTCGCACCGGACACCGTGCTTCTTGCCTATCGAGCAACCTTTACACCGGCCGGCAAGGCCGATCTACAGGTGGTCCACACCATGTACGTATCGTCAGTCTGGAAACAACGCGGTGCTGACTGGGTCAACATATTCAGTCAAGACACGATGGCAGATGAGGCTGCCAAGTGA
- a CDS encoding serine protease, which yields MNWEQVVQKVTPYIFKIETPTGHGTGFHFLYNDAKTWCGVATALHVVEYANTWKQPIRLTHHSSSRELFLKDSEYIIITDWKTDSAVILFQKPDFELPSELIELLPLGTPLSIGNEVSWLGFPAIEPYTLCFFSGNISAWQDFRKAYLIDGVAINGVSGGPVTFLHSTDGVKVVGIVSAYKANRAAGDTLPGLLYSQDVSHFHGVINHIRSVDDANKKKREIEQQQQNEKGAVSQGVPADADKAPSR from the coding sequence GTGAATTGGGAGCAGGTAGTTCAAAAAGTTACGCCTTACATCTTTAAAATCGAAACTCCAACAGGCCACGGAACTGGATTCCATTTCCTTTATAATGATGCCAAGACATGGTGCGGCGTTGCAACCGCTCTTCACGTTGTTGAGTATGCTAATACATGGAAACAGCCAATTCGCTTGACTCATCATAGTTCCTCTAGGGAATTATTTTTAAAAGATTCGGAATATATCATCATCACCGATTGGAAAACTGATTCCGCTGTAATACTTTTTCAAAAGCCTGACTTTGAACTCCCAAGTGAGCTTATAGAACTTCTCCCACTCGGCACGCCTCTCAGCATCGGCAATGAGGTCAGTTGGCTCGGCTTTCCCGCTATCGAGCCCTATACCCTTTGTTTCTTTTCCGGTAACATCAGTGCGTGGCAAGACTTCAGGAAAGCCTACCTCATTGACGGTGTCGCTATTAATGGAGTCAGCGGAGGTCCGGTTACATTTCTTCACAGCACCGATGGGGTTAAGGTTGTTGGTATTGTTTCCGCATATAAGGCAAACCGAGCCGCTGGTGATACTCTCCCTGGCTTACTCTATTCTCAAGATGTTTCTCATTTTCATGGCGTCATCAATCACATTCGCTCCGTAGACGATGCAAATAAGAAAAAGCGAGAAATTGAACAGCAACAACAAAACGAGAAAGGTGCTGTATCACAAGGTGTTCCAGCGGATGCGGATAAAGCTCCTTCCCGCTGA
- a CDS encoding FRG domain-containing protein has protein sequence MKGQWIGSYTGSTAGTIIVNIDERSSHYQGVAYLNESDKAVPSTAAFFKTENKENAFQFRTNLILPIDPLSGTTALWDGVKHHYSDSMAVSKYADVAGFWGNDSLTLSWTTDIEATGTSVLPRSMADKPSGLVALNKEWRAYQEYVAGLERRRYLFRGQNKPWRLRTSFHRAGRADLTRFLSEDIQVLYKHLSARTKHVFNLEIPNENGAFFNLVQHHGYPTPLLDWTYSPYVAAFFAYRGISNEQAAEADPNDKVRILVFDQAQWRTDWNQLLQLLAAEPHLSIGEFMAIENERMIPQQAASTLTNIDDIESYIKSKESNGKNYLSAIDLPVRDRKQVVRELGYMGITAGSLFPGLDGACEELKERNFEI, from the coding sequence ATGAAGGGGCAGTGGATAGGTAGCTACACCGGCTCAACTGCTGGTACGATCATCGTCAATATCGACGAGCGCTCCTCGCACTATCAAGGCGTTGCCTACCTCAATGAGAGCGACAAGGCGGTCCCCAGCACCGCTGCGTTCTTCAAGACTGAAAACAAGGAGAATGCCTTCCAATTTCGCACCAACCTTATACTACCGATTGATCCGCTTTCCGGAACAACCGCCCTGTGGGATGGCGTTAAGCATCACTACTCGGACAGTATGGCTGTCTCCAAGTATGCCGATGTAGCCGGCTTCTGGGGAAATGATTCCTTGACGCTGTCATGGACGACGGACATCGAGGCGACAGGCACCTCCGTGTTGCCGCGGTCTATGGCAGATAAGCCTTCTGGGCTTGTGGCGCTAAACAAAGAATGGAGAGCTTATCAAGAGTACGTCGCTGGCCTGGAAAGAAGGCGGTACTTATTTCGGGGACAGAATAAACCGTGGCGCTTGCGCACGTCATTCCATCGCGCCGGGCGGGCTGACCTGACAAGATTTCTGAGTGAAGATATTCAAGTCCTATATAAGCATCTCAGCGCGAGGACAAAGCATGTCTTCAATTTAGAAATCCCAAATGAGAATGGGGCCTTCTTCAACTTGGTCCAACACCATGGGTATCCTACCCCGCTCTTGGACTGGACATACTCTCCCTATGTAGCCGCCTTCTTTGCATATCGTGGCATCTCAAATGAGCAAGCTGCCGAAGCCGATCCCAATGACAAAGTGAGGATTTTGGTATTCGATCAAGCACAGTGGAGGACCGACTGGAATCAGTTGCTGCAGTTGCTTGCCGCCGAGCCTCATTTGTCGATTGGAGAGTTCATGGCAATCGAAAACGAGCGAATGATTCCACAGCAGGCGGCCTCCACGCTTACGAATATTGACGATATTGAGTCGTACATTAAGTCCAAGGAATCCAATGGCAAGAACTACCTCTCGGCAATTGATTTACCTGTTCGCGACCGTAAGCAGGTGGTTCGCGAACTCGGCTACATGGGCATCACAGCAGGTTCGTTGTTTCCGGGGTTGGACGGAGCTTGCGAGGAACTGAAGGAGCGCAATTTTGAAATCTAA
- a CDS encoding nucleotidyltransferase family protein: MTLQDIKSVAVPACREFKVKRLDLFGSLARSAGTAGSDVDLLVEFEEPYLHPSKRFFGLLHYLEDTLGCKIDLLTVRGLRNPYFRRRVLKERMNIYGG; this comes from the coding sequence ATGACTTTGCAAGACATTAAGAGTGTTGCAGTGCCGGCTTGCAGGGAATTCAAAGTAAAGAGGCTGGACCTTTTCGGGTCGCTCGCGCGCAGCGCGGGAACTGCTGGAAGCGATGTTGATCTCCTCGTTGAGTTCGAGGAGCCCTATCTGCACCCATCCAAGAGATTCTTTGGACTGCTCCATTATCTCGAAGATACCTTGGGGTGCAAGATTGACCTACTCACGGTCAGGGGTCTCAGAAATCCCTATTTCCGCCGCAGGGTTCTCAAGGAGAGGATGAACATCTATGGAGGATGA
- a CDS encoding type II toxin-antitoxin system PemK/MazF family toxin, with translation MADYIPKKGDFVTVTFDPQSGHEQRGRRPALVVSNTLFNQHTGLAIVCPVTKTDRGFPFHVAVPNDPNVAGFVMVEQVKSIDYRTRKVRRIGTASDAVFEEVLSILDACIY, from the coding sequence ATGGCCGACTACATACCAAAAAAAGGCGACTTCGTTACTGTGACGTTCGATCCCCAGTCCGGCCACGAGCAGAGGGGCAGACGGCCGGCCTTAGTGGTCAGCAATACGCTGTTTAACCAACATACCGGCCTTGCGATCGTCTGTCCTGTCACGAAGACAGATCGAGGATTCCCATTTCATGTGGCTGTTCCCAACGATCCGAATGTGGCCGGCTTTGTCATGGTTGAGCAGGTCAAGTCGATAGATTATCGTACGCGTAAGGTCAGGCGTATAGGCACCGCTTCTGATGCCGTGTTTGAAGAGGTGTTATCGATCCTTGATGCATGTATTTATTAA
- a CDS encoding AbrB/MazE/SpoVT family DNA-binding domain-containing protein — MVTKIQRWGNSQGLRLAKHVLEEAHISLGDDVDVRARDGVIVIAPVRRVRGKHSLQKLVSRIPSDYETEEIDWGQPVGRESW; from the coding sequence ATGGTGACCAAGATCCAAAGATGGGGTAATAGCCAAGGACTTCGCCTAGCCAAGCATGTTCTTGAGGAAGCGCACATCTCGCTTGGTGACGATGTTGATGTACGCGCAAGAGATGGTGTCATCGTCATTGCTCCTGTGCGGCGTGTGCGTGGAAAACATAGCCTTCAGAAACTGGTCTCTCGCATCCCTAGCGACTATGAAACAGAAGAAATTGATTGGGGACAACCAGTCGGCAGAGAATCGTGGTAA